Proteins from a genomic interval of Mycobacteriales bacterium:
- a CDS encoding glycosyltransferase family 39 protein, whose protein sequence is MSSARAGSDAEDRPTSHRRRRGDAALRTGRRVVALLAAPPLIVWLLCGLTFSLSAASAIAFPPYAGFDEPQHVDMVVSLLEGDGWPAPGHRYVAQGVAIPSTYFYNHLNVRPFSKLPIPPRGKRPSFDQEGGDKSSGGLPNQIVQHPPLYYATAALLVRAWPGAWDQMPFTHFLFALRLVSAFIIAWLPLLAWGLARALRAPPPVPVAAAALTLAVPGVIRVGGMVNNDGLLAVLTAAVLIGAVRIGRGDLSWRTAAWSGVLLGLALLTKGFALTLVVAMLLAYAVAWWRHRAFAWRPLLVCWGVGFVVGGWWWLRNLVLYGQIQPQGYGVDAVQQIRGPRLAHRPPVGHFLSTIEDLVPRSFFEPTGAAGFATLSRATALLLAFTTVALIAVSLIAGVRRHGSRLLLLLILLPLGFYLVLITAGSASVYFHYGTTPGLQGRYLYGLVPSLAVLAAVAVDALLTAGGRGPRDVVRWTTLLVVPGCLAAAAAIEVHAFASLVNSFWAAGPHTPITDDMSNMLVVAPWSRWYSLSPFIAAGAVTIAIAAAVVVRLRRRAAAADDDDADLDPALAPEGAQA, encoded by the coding sequence ATGTCATCTGCGCGCGCCGGCTCGGACGCCGAGGACCGGCCCACCAGCCATCGGCGCCGACGCGGAGACGCGGCGTTGCGAACCGGCCGGCGGGTCGTCGCGCTCCTGGCGGCCCCGCCGCTGATCGTGTGGCTGCTCTGCGGGCTGACGTTCAGCCTGAGCGCCGCGTCGGCAATCGCGTTCCCGCCGTACGCCGGGTTCGACGAACCGCAGCACGTCGACATGGTGGTGTCGCTGCTGGAGGGCGACGGCTGGCCCGCGCCCGGGCATCGCTACGTCGCCCAGGGCGTCGCCATCCCGTCGACGTACTTCTACAACCACCTGAACGTGCGGCCGTTCAGCAAGCTGCCGATCCCGCCGCGCGGCAAGCGGCCGTCGTTCGACCAGGAGGGCGGCGACAAGAGCTCCGGCGGCCTGCCGAACCAGATCGTGCAGCACCCACCGCTCTACTACGCGACGGCGGCGCTGCTCGTGCGGGCCTGGCCGGGCGCGTGGGATCAGATGCCGTTCACGCACTTCCTGTTCGCGCTGCGGCTGGTCAGCGCGTTCATCATCGCGTGGCTCCCGCTGCTGGCCTGGGGGCTCGCCCGGGCCCTTCGCGCGCCACCACCGGTCCCGGTAGCCGCGGCCGCGCTGACGCTCGCCGTGCCCGGAGTGATCCGGGTGGGCGGCATGGTCAACAACGACGGGCTGCTCGCGGTACTGACCGCAGCGGTGCTCATCGGTGCGGTCCGGATCGGTCGCGGCGACCTGTCCTGGCGCACGGCGGCGTGGTCCGGCGTGCTGCTCGGGCTCGCGCTGCTGACCAAGGGCTTCGCACTGACGCTGGTGGTCGCGATGCTGCTCGCCTACGCCGTCGCCTGGTGGCGGCACCGGGCATTCGCGTGGCGTCCGCTGCTGGTGTGCTGGGGCGTCGGCTTCGTCGTCGGCGGCTGGTGGTGGTTGCGCAACCTGGTGCTTTACGGGCAGATCCAGCCCCAGGGCTACGGCGTCGATGCCGTCCAGCAGATCCGCGGTCCCCGGCTCGCCCACCGGCCCCCGGTCGGGCACTTCCTGTCGACGATCGAGGACCTGGTCCCGCGGAGCTTCTTCGAACCGACCGGCGCAGCGGGCTTCGCCACGCTGTCGCGGGCCACCGCGCTGCTGCTCGCGTTCACCACCGTCGCCCTGATCGCCGTCTCGCTGATCGCGGGGGTACGCCGGCACGGGTCGCGGCTGCTGCTCCTGCTGATCCTGCTGCCGCTCGGCTTCTACCTCGTGCTGATCACGGCCGGGAGCGCGTCGGTCTACTTCCACTACGGCACCACCCCGGGGCTGCAGGGTCGCTACCTCTACGGGCTGGTGCCGTCGCTGGCCGTCCTGGCGGCCGTCGCGGTCGACGCGCTGCTCACCGCCGGCGGCCGGGGCCCGCGCGATGTCGTGCGGTGGACCACCCTGCTGGTCGTGCCCGGATGTCTCGCGGCCGCGGCGGCGATCGAGGTGCACGCTTTCGCGTCGCTGGTCAACTCCTTCTGGGCCGCAGGGCCCCACACGCCGATCACCGACGACATGTCGAACATGCTGGTCGTCGCGCCGTGGTCGCGCTGGTACTCGCTCTCCCCCTTCATCGCCGCCGGCGCCGTCACGATCGCCATCGCCGCCGCGGTGGTCGTACGGCTGCGCCGCCGTGCCGCTGCTGCGGACGACGACGACGCCGACCTCGATCCAGCGCTCGCGCCGGAGGGCGCGCAGGCCTGA
- a CDS encoding TIGR03560 family F420-dependent LLM class oxidoreductase, producing MRFSVWPSPGRPWSDVLAIVAHCDATGWDGAYAADHFMPNDPGGAQPLDGPVLECWSVLAALAARTERLRLGSLVTGNLYRHPAVLANIAATVDHVSGGRLVVGLGAGWQVNEHAAYGIDLMSTTERLDRFEEACAVLRSLLHEQRTTFAGAHYTITDAPCDPKPVQPRLPLLVGGRGEKRTLRIAARHADEWNAWTTPEQFAHKSAVLDRHCADVGRDPADIRRSTQALVHLGTDEERLAKHRSGGSGFPQLVGTPAEMLDQVGAYAAVGVDEFIVPDWTMGQVERTLDTLDLFRTEVAAKLR from the coding sequence ATGCGATTCAGCGTGTGGCCGAGTCCGGGCCGACCGTGGTCCGACGTGCTTGCGATCGTCGCCCACTGCGACGCCACCGGGTGGGACGGCGCCTACGCCGCCGACCACTTCATGCCCAACGACCCGGGCGGCGCGCAACCGCTCGACGGGCCGGTCCTCGAGTGCTGGTCGGTCCTTGCCGCGCTCGCCGCCCGCACCGAGCGGCTGCGGCTCGGCAGCCTCGTGACGGGCAACCTCTACCGGCACCCGGCCGTCCTCGCGAACATCGCGGCGACCGTCGACCACGTGTCCGGCGGGCGGCTGGTCGTGGGTCTCGGCGCCGGCTGGCAGGTGAACGAGCACGCGGCGTACGGCATCGACCTGATGTCGACCACCGAGCGGCTCGACCGGTTCGAGGAGGCGTGCGCGGTGCTTCGCTCGCTGCTGCACGAGCAGCGGACGACGTTCGCCGGCGCGCACTACACGATCACCGACGCGCCGTGCGACCCGAAGCCGGTGCAGCCACGGCTTCCGCTTCTGGTGGGTGGCCGCGGCGAGAAGCGGACGCTGCGGATCGCCGCTCGCCACGCCGACGAGTGGAACGCGTGGACCACTCCGGAGCAGTTCGCGCACAAGAGCGCCGTGCTCGACCGGCACTGCGCCGACGTCGGCCGCGACCCCGCCGACATTCGGCGATCCACGCAGGCGCTGGTGCACCTCGGCACCGACGAGGAACGGCTGGCCAAGCACCGATCGGGTGGTTCCGGGTTCCCGCAGCTGGTCGGGACTCCGGCGGAGATGCTCGACCAGGTCGGCGCCTACGCCGCGGTCGGCGTCGACGAGTTCATCGTGCCCGACTGGACCATGGGCCAGGTCGAGCGCACGCTCGACACCCTCGACCTCTTCCGGACCGAGGTCGCCGCGAAGCTGCGCTGA
- a CDS encoding peroxiredoxin — translation MVAVGEQAPQFTLLDQDGNDVSLSDYAGRWVVLWWYPKASTPGUTREGQGFRDRAPEFESVDAVILGASFDTPAENLEFRTKQGFTFRLLCDVDKAVGTAYGAARPPDDDWAALPKRITFLIAPDQTIAKTYEVTDVAGHAAEVLEDIRAAS, via the coding sequence ATGGTGGCGGTCGGCGAGCAGGCCCCGCAGTTCACGTTGCTCGACCAGGACGGCAACGACGTCAGCCTGTCGGACTACGCCGGCCGCTGGGTGGTCCTCTGGTGGTACCCCAAGGCATCGACCCCCGGTTGAACCCGGGAAGGCCAGGGGTTCCGTGATCGAGCCCCCGAGTTCGAGTCGGTAGACGCGGTCATTCTCGGCGCGTCGTTCGACACCCCCGCGGAGAACCTCGAGTTCCGCACGAAGCAAGGCTTCACCTTCCGGCTGCTCTGCGACGTGGACAAGGCGGTGGGCACGGCCTACGGCGCCGCCCGGCCGCCCGACGACGACTGGGCCGCCCTCCCGAAGCGGATCACCTTCCTGATCGCGCCCGACCAGACCATCGCGAAGACCTACGAGGTCACCGACGTCGCCGGCCACGCCGCCGAGGTGCTGGAGGACATCCGCGCGGCGAGCTGA
- a CDS encoding ATP-binding cassette domain-containing protein: protein MPGDAVLELSGVTVRRDGAVLLAPLDWRVGAGERWVVLGANGAGKTTLLQVATGMIAPSAGSVRLLGESLAEADLDDLLPRVGWSSAALAEQLPRDERAVDVVLTATYAAVRRGGETYDAADEARARALLAQLGCRQLVDRTFGTLSEGERKRVQLARALMPDPELLVMDEPAAGLDLGGREALLRRLARVAADPASPTLVLVTHHVEEIPAGFTHALLLRGGRVVAAGPLADVLTERALSTCFGLPLWVTRRGGRYAAQARV from the coding sequence GTGCCCGGCGACGCTGTCCTCGAGTTGTCCGGGGTGACCGTACGCCGAGACGGCGCCGTCCTGCTCGCCCCGCTGGACTGGCGTGTCGGCGCGGGGGAGCGCTGGGTGGTGCTGGGCGCCAACGGGGCGGGGAAGACCACGTTGCTGCAGGTCGCGACCGGGATGATCGCGCCGTCGGCGGGCAGCGTCCGGCTGCTCGGCGAGAGCCTCGCCGAGGCCGACCTCGACGACCTGCTGCCCAGGGTCGGCTGGTCCAGCGCCGCGCTCGCCGAGCAGCTGCCGCGCGACGAGCGCGCGGTCGACGTGGTGCTCACTGCGACCTACGCCGCGGTGCGTCGTGGCGGCGAGACCTACGACGCCGCCGACGAGGCGCGGGCCCGCGCCCTGCTGGCGCAGCTCGGCTGCCGCCAGCTCGTCGACCGGACGTTCGGCACCCTGTCGGAGGGGGAGCGCAAGCGGGTGCAGCTGGCCCGCGCGCTGATGCCCGACCCCGAGCTGCTGGTCATGGACGAGCCGGCGGCCGGGCTCGACCTTGGGGGGCGCGAGGCGTTGCTGCGCCGGCTGGCGCGGGTCGCGGCCGACCCCGCGTCACCCACGCTGGTGCTCGTGACCCACCACGTCGAGGAGATCCCGGCCGGCTTCACCCACGCCCTGCTGCTGCGCGGCGGTCGGGTCGTCGCGGCCGGCCCGCTCGCCGACGTGCTGACCGAGCGAGCTCTCTCGACGTGTTTCGGGCTGCCTCTGTGGGTCACCCGCCGCGGCGGCCGTTACGCCGCCCAGGCGCGCGTCTGA
- a CDS encoding trehalose-6-phosphate synthase: MALDVPLDLPVVLLSHRGPASFRRTAGGRRTIRRSAGGLVTALMGLAEHLQDEVWVCAASTPEDAVLAAEHEGAPVEIAFEPAPRLVPPEEEAEGPTFNVKYVEVDPQRHEQFYTVIANPLLWFIQHGLYDRATSPELTAATRAAFEHGYAAVNAQFADAVADEVLARGGRALVMLHDYHFYLVGRRVRERCPDAVISHFVHIPWPSPDSWRILPPDERDRIMQGLLGCDVVAFHTHRFARNFLLCAQELLGLEVDWRENCVQVGNRRCAARAYPISVDVDALMAVRDSDEVEMHRAVLYARHVGGDRKLILRVDRTDPSKNIVRGFRAFDVLLTDHPELRERVTFLASLMPSRTDVPEYSNYIAQIGAVVAEVNARHHAEGWQPIDLRLQEDLAFAVAGYTLCDVLVVNAVNDGMNLVAKEAVLVNERDGVLLLSENAGAHEELGEYAITVYPFDIQQTADAMYAALTMPVEERRRRLAGAAEVVRSNDVERWLNRQLADLAPLLRP; encoded by the coding sequence ATGGCCCTCGATGTCCCGCTGGACCTGCCGGTGGTCCTGCTCTCGCACCGGGGACCCGCGTCGTTCCGGCGTACGGCCGGGGGGCGCCGGACGATCCGGCGCAGTGCCGGCGGGCTGGTCACGGCGCTCATGGGGCTGGCCGAGCACCTGCAGGACGAGGTCTGGGTCTGCGCTGCCTCGACCCCCGAGGACGCCGTCCTCGCCGCCGAGCACGAGGGCGCACCGGTCGAGATCGCCTTCGAGCCGGCACCGCGGCTGGTGCCGCCGGAGGAGGAGGCCGAGGGGCCGACGTTCAACGTGAAGTACGTCGAGGTCGACCCGCAACGCCACGAGCAGTTCTACACGGTGATCGCCAACCCGCTGCTGTGGTTCATCCAGCACGGCCTCTACGACCGGGCCACCTCACCCGAGCTGACTGCGGCGACCCGGGCGGCCTTCGAGCACGGCTACGCCGCGGTCAACGCGCAGTTCGCCGACGCGGTCGCCGACGAGGTGCTCGCGCGCGGCGGCCGGGCGCTGGTGATGCTGCACGACTACCACTTCTACCTGGTGGGTCGCCGGGTCCGCGAGCGCTGCCCGGACGCCGTGATCAGCCATTTCGTGCACATTCCCTGGCCGAGCCCCGACTCCTGGCGGATCCTGCCGCCCGACGAGCGCGACCGGATCATGCAGGGGCTGCTGGGCTGCGACGTGGTCGCCTTCCACACCCACCGGTTCGCGCGAAACTTCCTGCTCTGTGCCCAGGAGCTGCTCGGCCTCGAGGTCGACTGGCGGGAGAACTGCGTGCAGGTCGGCAACCGGCGTTGTGCGGCCCGCGCCTACCCGATCTCCGTCGACGTCGACGCGCTGATGGCGGTGCGCGACTCCGACGAGGTCGAGATGCACCGGGCCGTCCTGTACGCCCGCCACGTCGGCGGCGACCGCAAGCTGATCCTGCGCGTCGACCGCACCGACCCGTCGAAGAACATCGTGCGCGGTTTCCGCGCCTTCGACGTGCTGCTGACCGACCACCCGGAGCTGCGGGAGCGGGTGACGTTCCTCGCCTCGCTGATGCCCAGCCGCACCGACGTACCGGAGTACTCCAACTACATCGCTCAGATCGGCGCGGTGGTCGCCGAGGTCAACGCCCGCCACCACGCCGAGGGCTGGCAGCCGATCGACCTGCGGCTGCAGGAGGACCTGGCGTTCGCCGTGGCGGGCTACACGCTGTGCGACGTGCTGGTGGTCAACGCGGTCAACGACGGCATGAACCTGGTGGCGAAGGAGGCGGTGCTCGTGAACGAGCGCGACGGCGTACTGCTGCTGTCGGAGAACGCCGGGGCGCACGAGGAGCTCGGCGAGTACGCGATCACCGTCTACCCGTTCGACATCCAGCAGACGGCCGACGCCATGTACGCCGCACTGACCATGCCGGTCGAGGAACGCCGCCGCCGGCTGGCGGGGGCGGCCGAGGTGGTCCGGTCCAACGACGTCGAACGCTGGCTCAACCGCCAGCTCGCCGACCTCGCGCCGCTGCTGCGCCCCTGA
- a CDS encoding fumarate reductase/succinate dehydrogenase flavoprotein subunit: protein MAEFETHDYDVVVVGAGGAGLRAAIAAHESGAKTAVVCKSLLGKAHTVMAEGGIAASMGNVWPEDNWQVHFRDTMRGGKMLNNWRMAQLHAQEAPERVWELEEWGALFDRTKDGKISQRDFGGHRYARLAHVGDRTGLEMIRTLQHKTVALGVDVFMECTITRLLKDGDGIAGAFGYWRESGRFIAFRAPSVVLATGGIGKSFRVTSNSWEYTGDGHALALAAGASLINMEFVQFHPTGMVWPPSVRGILVTESVRGEGGVLRNSEGRRFMFDYIPEYFKEETADNEAEADRWYDDHINNRRPPELLPRDEVARAINSEIKAGRGTPHGGVYLDIASRRPAEDILRRLPSMYHQFKELADVDITKEPMEIGPTCHYVMGGVEVDADTQESIVPGLFAAGEVAGGMHGSNRLGGNSLGDLLVFGKRAGEYAAQRAATHGAPQLEGRQVEAAATEALLPFQRERGENPYTLQYDLQAAMQELVGIIRTESELRSALKEIVALKERAKNLAVEGNRQFNPGWNLALDLRSMLTVSECIAMAALERQESRGGHTRDDFPTADEHWGKINLVLTQTNNGELQLDRKPLPEMPDDLKQLFEEH, encoded by the coding sequence ATGGCCGAGTTCGAGACCCACGATTACGACGTCGTCGTCGTCGGCGCCGGCGGCGCCGGCCTGCGGGCGGCGATCGCCGCGCACGAGTCCGGCGCCAAGACCGCAGTGGTCTGCAAGTCGCTGCTCGGTAAGGCGCACACCGTCATGGCCGAGGGCGGCATCGCGGCGTCGATGGGCAACGTCTGGCCCGAGGACAACTGGCAGGTCCACTTCCGCGACACCATGCGCGGCGGCAAGATGCTCAACAACTGGCGCATGGCGCAGCTGCACGCGCAGGAGGCGCCGGAGCGGGTGTGGGAGCTCGAGGAGTGGGGCGCACTCTTCGACCGCACCAAGGACGGCAAGATCAGCCAGCGCGACTTCGGCGGCCACCGCTACGCGCGGCTCGCGCACGTGGGCGACCGCACCGGCCTGGAGATGATCCGCACCCTCCAGCACAAGACCGTCGCCCTCGGTGTCGACGTCTTCATGGAGTGCACGATCACCCGCCTGCTCAAGGACGGCGACGGAATCGCCGGGGCGTTCGGCTACTGGCGCGAGTCGGGCCGGTTCATCGCGTTCCGGGCGCCGTCGGTGGTCCTCGCCACGGGCGGCATCGGCAAGAGCTTCCGGGTCACGTCCAACTCCTGGGAGTACACCGGCGACGGCCACGCGTTAGCGCTGGCCGCCGGCGCGTCCCTGATCAACATGGAGTTCGTGCAGTTCCACCCGACCGGCATGGTCTGGCCGCCGTCGGTGCGCGGCATCCTCGTCACCGAGTCGGTGCGCGGTGAGGGTGGCGTGCTGCGCAACTCCGAGGGCCGGCGCTTCATGTTCGACTACATCCCGGAGTACTTCAAAGAGGAGACGGCCGACAACGAGGCCGAGGCCGACCGCTGGTACGACGACCACATCAACAACCGCCGCCCGCCGGAGCTGCTGCCCCGCGACGAGGTGGCCCGGGCCATCAACTCCGAGATCAAGGCCGGGCGCGGCACCCCGCACGGCGGCGTCTACCTCGACATCGCCTCGCGGCGCCCGGCCGAGGACATCCTCCGCCGGCTGCCGTCGATGTACCACCAGTTCAAGGAGCTGGCCGACGTCGACATCACCAAGGAGCCGATGGAGATCGGCCCGACCTGCCACTACGTCATGGGCGGCGTCGAGGTCGATGCCGACACCCAGGAGTCGATCGTGCCGGGTCTGTTCGCCGCCGGCGAGGTCGCGGGCGGCATGCACGGCTCCAACCGGCTCGGCGGCAACTCGCTCGGCGACCTGCTCGTCTTCGGCAAGCGCGCCGGGGAGTACGCCGCCCAGCGCGCGGCCACCCACGGTGCCCCCCAGCTCGAGGGCAGGCAGGTGGAGGCGGCGGCGACCGAGGCGCTCCTGCCGTTCCAGCGGGAGCGCGGCGAGAACCCCTACACGCTGCAGTACGACCTGCAGGCGGCGATGCAGGAGCTGGTCGGGATCATCCGCACGGAGTCCGAGCTGCGCAGCGCCCTGAAGGAGATCGTCGCGCTGAAGGAGCGGGCGAAGAACCTCGCGGTCGAGGGCAACCGGCAGTTCAACCCGGGCTGGAACCTCGCGCTCGACCTGCGCTCGATGCTGACCGTCTCCGAGTGCATCGCGATGGCCGCCCTCGAGCGGCAGGAGAGTCGCGGCGGGCACACGCGCGACGACTTCCCGACCGCCGACGAGCACTGGGGCAAGATCAACCTGGTCCTCACGCAGACCAACAACGGGGAGCTGCAGCTCGACCGCAAGCCGCTACCCGAGATGCCCGACGACCTCAAGCAGCTGTTCGAGGAGCACTGA
- a CDS encoding inositol monophosphatase family protein, protein MAVIVEELLGLALDLARRAGDLLLTQRPANLEVDTKSSPTDVVTDMDTAAERLIVGGLRAARPGDGVLAEEGASAESSTGVRWVVDPLDGTVNYLYGIPDWAVSIAAEVDGETAVGVVNDPSKKRVYAAVRGRGATCNDRPLRCSARTDLAQALVGTGFGYAADRRAAQARVLDGVLPKVRDIRRIGAAALDLCSVAAGRLDAFYERGLNPWDLAAGGLIAREAGAVVGGLRGGPAGPDLVIAAPPALFGPLHDVLDGLGAADGP, encoded by the coding sequence ATGGCCGTGATCGTGGAGGAGCTGCTGGGGCTCGCGCTCGACCTCGCCCGCCGGGCGGGCGATCTCCTGCTCACCCAGCGGCCGGCCAACCTCGAGGTCGACACCAAGTCGTCACCCACCGACGTGGTCACCGACATGGACACCGCCGCCGAGCGGCTGATCGTCGGCGGCCTGCGGGCTGCCCGCCCCGGCGACGGGGTCCTGGCCGAGGAGGGCGCGTCGGCGGAGAGCAGCACCGGCGTGCGCTGGGTCGTCGACCCGCTCGACGGCACGGTCAACTACCTCTACGGCATCCCCGACTGGGCCGTCTCCATCGCCGCCGAGGTCGACGGCGAGACCGCGGTCGGCGTCGTCAACGACCCGTCGAAGAAGCGTGTGTACGCCGCAGTCCGGGGCCGGGGCGCCACCTGCAACGACCGGCCGCTGCGCTGCTCGGCCCGCACCGACCTGGCGCAGGCGCTCGTCGGCACCGGTTTCGGTTACGCCGCGGACCGGCGGGCCGCCCAGGCGCGCGTGCTCGACGGCGTACTCCCGAAGGTCCGGGACATCCGCCGGATCGGTGCCGCCGCACTGGACCTGTGCTCCGTCGCGGCGGGTCGCCTCGACGCGTTCTACGAGCGCGGCCTGAACCCGTGGGACCTTGCGGCCGGCGGCCTGATCGCCCGTGAGGCCGGCGCGGTGGTGGGCGGCCTGCGCGGCGGCCCGGCGGGCCCCGACCTGGTGATCGCCGCGCCGCCCGCCCTGTTCGGGCCCCTGCACGACGTGCTGGACGGCCTGGGCGCTGCCGACGGTCCGTAA
- a CDS encoding lytic murein transglycosylase, with translation MRLPSRPRARRRAGAGRPRPISRRLNARNSRLATPAALGSVIAAVLLSAAGVALAPVVTHRAPATDAAMPATTPVVLPVADRTTAASRSQLRPAPPLHYTHPQQPVSPLGSLTAPDVLVELGFAATPAQVDRLRHAAGVQAVAVLDAGKVRTPFADIYAVGVDPSEFRGFTPRLTAQSDALWQSVARGEMAVANSYAGRMGSRFGGYLPVKGGVQQDLRLGAFASFGIPGAEAVVDRATARAIGLSPDHRLLIAAPRLSLDELRALARGVLGQSVQVDLLRPAAIDQSEMSDYAAEVIPTAYLRLYRAAASTCPGLPWTVLAAIGAVETGHGSNTAVSSAGAEGPMQFLPSTWRYYGRDADGDGVANIDDPVDAIYSAAGYLCANGAGRGGQSLYDAIFAYNHADWYVRDVIRLALLYQ, from the coding sequence ATGCGCCTGCCTTCCCGTCCCCGCGCTCGACGACGTGCCGGCGCGGGCCGCCCCCGCCCGATCTCCCGGCGCCTGAATGCGCGGAACTCTCGGCTCGCGACCCCGGCAGCGCTCGGCTCGGTCATCGCGGCGGTCCTGCTGTCGGCTGCGGGAGTCGCGCTCGCCCCCGTCGTCACCCACCGGGCGCCCGCCACCGACGCGGCCATGCCCGCGACCACCCCGGTCGTCCTGCCAGTGGCCGACCGCACGACTGCCGCCTCCCGGTCGCAGCTTCGCCCCGCTCCGCCGTTGCACTACACCCATCCGCAGCAGCCGGTCTCGCCGCTGGGGTCGCTCACCGCTCCGGACGTGCTCGTCGAGCTCGGCTTCGCCGCGACGCCGGCGCAGGTGGACCGGTTGCGACACGCTGCCGGCGTACAGGCCGTGGCGGTCCTCGACGCCGGCAAGGTCCGCACCCCCTTCGCCGACATCTACGCCGTCGGGGTCGACCCGTCGGAGTTCCGCGGCTTCACGCCCCGGCTCACCGCCCAGTCCGACGCGCTGTGGCAGTCGGTGGCCCGCGGCGAGATGGCCGTGGCCAACAGCTACGCCGGGCGGATGGGCTCACGGTTCGGCGGCTACCTGCCGGTCAAGGGCGGCGTGCAGCAGGACCTGCGGCTCGGCGCGTTCGCGTCGTTCGGCATCCCGGGCGCGGAGGCCGTCGTCGACCGCGCGACCGCCCGGGCGATCGGGCTGTCACCCGACCACCGGTTGCTGATCGCCGCGCCGCGACTGTCGCTCGACGAGCTGCGCGCGCTGGCCCGCGGCGTGCTCGGGCAAAGCGTGCAGGTCGACCTGCTGCGCCCGGCCGCGATCGACCAGAGCGAGATGTCCGACTACGCGGCCGAGGTGATCCCCACGGCCTACCTCCGGCTCTACCGCGCGGCCGCCTCCACCTGCCCGGGCCTGCCGTGGACGGTGCTCGCCGCGATCGGCGCGGTCGAGACCGGTCACGGTTCCAACACCGCGGTGTCGAGCGCGGGTGCCGAAGGGCCGATGCAGTTCCTGCCGTCGACCTGGCGCTACTACGGCCGCGACGCGGATGGCGACGGCGTGGCGAACATCGACGACCCGGTCGACGCCATCTACTCGGCCGCGGGCTACCTGTGCGCCAACGGCGCCGGCCGCGGCGGCCAGTCGCTCTACGACGCGATCTTCGCCTACAACCACGCGGACTGGTACGTCCGCGACGTCATCCGGCTCGCGCTGCTCTACCAGTAG
- a CDS encoding aldehyde dehydrogenase family protein, whose translation MSLTADRTETDRQTFDSTNPATGEVVGTFPVHDSADAQAAVKRARDASVWWRDLGFDGRRARLRKVQGALTRRREELLDLMHRENGKPVDEALFEVTLVLEHLEWAGRNAKKVLGPQRVPGSRTLLNMAGELEYEPFGVIGVIGPWNYPLFTPMGSIAYALAAGNAVVFKPSEYTPAVGLFIEEIVREAVPEQPVLQVVTGFGETGAALCRAGVDKVAFTGSAPTGKKIMAACAETLTPVLMELGGKNAMIVDADADIGRAASAALFGGCSNAGQTCIGVERVYVVDSVYDRFVDEIVRRAEGIKGGADGATLGPITMPKQVDIIAAHINEALDRGARAVVGGRDSVHAPYVDPVVLVDVPADARVLREETFGPVLPIVPVRDVDEAVRLANGTSYGLGASVWARKRGREIARQLRSGMAAINSVMSFAGFAALPFGGVGDSGFGRIHGADGLKEFTRAKAIARERFALPIDVMSFDAPAWMPRMLRRLQDWQYGRR comes from the coding sequence ATGTCGCTGACCGCCGACCGCACCGAGACCGACCGGCAGACCTTCGACTCGACCAACCCGGCGACCGGCGAGGTCGTCGGCACGTTCCCGGTGCACGACAGCGCCGACGCGCAGGCCGCGGTGAAGCGGGCCCGCGACGCATCCGTCTGGTGGCGCGACCTCGGCTTCGACGGCCGGCGGGCCCGGCTGCGCAAGGTGCAGGGCGCGCTCACCCGCCGGCGCGAGGAGCTGCTCGACCTCATGCACCGGGAGAACGGCAAGCCGGTCGACGAGGCCCTCTTCGAGGTGACGCTCGTACTCGAGCACCTCGAGTGGGCCGGCCGCAACGCGAAGAAGGTGCTCGGTCCGCAGCGGGTGCCCGGGTCGCGGACGCTGCTCAACATGGCCGGCGAGCTCGAGTACGAACCGTTCGGCGTCATCGGCGTCATCGGCCCGTGGAACTACCCGCTGTTCACGCCGATGGGGTCGATCGCCTATGCCCTCGCCGCGGGCAACGCGGTCGTCTTCAAGCCGAGCGAGTACACCCCGGCGGTGGGGCTGTTCATCGAGGAGATCGTCCGCGAGGCGGTGCCGGAGCAGCCGGTGCTGCAGGTCGTGACCGGCTTCGGCGAGACCGGTGCAGCCCTGTGCCGGGCCGGCGTCGACAAGGTGGCCTTCACCGGCTCGGCCCCCACCGGCAAGAAGATCATGGCCGCCTGCGCCGAGACGCTGACCCCGGTGCTGATGGAGCTCGGCGGCAAAAACGCGATGATCGTCGACGCCGACGCCGACATCGGTCGCGCGGCCTCGGCCGCGCTGTTCGGCGGCTGCTCCAACGCCGGCCAGACCTGCATCGGCGTCGAGCGCGTCTACGTCGTCGACAGCGTCTACGACCGGTTCGTCGACGAGATCGTGCGGCGGGCCGAGGGCATCAAGGGCGGCGCCGACGGCGCGACGCTCGGGCCGATCACCATGCCCAAGCAGGTCGACATCATCGCCGCACACATCAACGAGGCTCTCGACCGGGGCGCCCGCGCGGTCGTCGGTGGCCGCGACTCGGTGCACGCGCCCTACGTCGACCCGGTCGTGCTCGTCGACGTCCCGGCCGACGCGCGGGTGCTGCGCGAGGAGACGTTCGGCCCGGTCCTGCCGATCGTGCCGGTGCGCGACGTCGACGAGGCTGTGCGGCTGGCCAACGGCACGTCGTACGGTCTCGGCGCCTCGGTGTGGGCGCGCAAGCGCGGCCGCGAGATCGCCCGGCAGCTGCGGTCGGGCATGGCGGCGATCAACTCGGTGATGTCGTTCGCCGGGTTCGCCGCGCTGCCGTTCGGCGGCGTGGGCGACTCGGGCTTCGGGCGCATCCACGGTGCCGACGGCCTCAAGGAGTTCACCCGGGCCAAGGCCATCGCGCGCGAGCGCTTCGCGCTGCCGATCGACGTGATGTCGTTCGACGCGCCGGCGTGGATGCCGAGGATGCTGCGGCGGCTGCAGGACTGGCAGTACGGCCGGCGCTAG